From a single Aquarana catesbeiana isolate 2022-GZ linkage group LG09, ASM4218655v1, whole genome shotgun sequence genomic region:
- the PLPP7 gene encoding inactive phospholipid phosphatase 7 isoform X2 produces MPAPQRRSKARDKNNVLARPEFISLNQSATLPPEARNYNRKQSGQYGNSSEGARERRQSQPLPEEDCMQLNPSFKGIAWNSLMAIDIAMSKRLGVCANSTSSWASARSMVKLIGVTSHGLSWIVGTLLCLWNSNTLAGQEVLVNLLLG; encoded by the exons ATGCCAGCCCCTCAGCGAAGGAGTAAAGCCAGGGACAAGAATAATGTCCTAGCCAGGCcggagtttatttctcttaaccaGTCAGCAACATTACCTCCGGAGGCCCGAAACTACAATAGGAAACAGAGTGGGCAATATGGAAACTCCAGCGAAGGTGCCCGGGAAAGACGGCAAAGCCAACCGCTACCAGAAGAGGACTGCATGCAGCTAAATCCCTCATTTAAAGGGATTGCATGGAATTCTCTGATGGCTATTGATATAGCTATGTCCAAAAGGCTTGGAGTCTGTGCCAACAGTACATCTTCGTGGGCAAGTGCGCGCTCCATGGTCAAGCTGATCGGAGTAACGAGCCATGGTCTATCCTGGATAGTTGGCACTCTGCTTTGTCTATGGAATAGCAACACACTGGCTGGACAAGAAGTTCTTGTAAATCTACTTCTAG GTTAG